The DNA region TGGGTGTATCAGTTAGCCGTACAGCAGCTAAAGGTGTTTTGCGTGGAGATTCTTCAGCAGAAGCTGTGCTGGAGTTTTATGAAAAAGTCCCAAATGTCAAGGTAGGAGATTTAGTTTCCACATCTACTTATAGTCAGAAATTTCCATCTGGTTTGGCAGTAGGACGAATCAAGTCGCTGGATTTAAAGAAACTTCCCGCATCAGTAGCGAAAATTGAGCTTTTTCCACCAATCCGCTCTCTCGATTGGGTAGCTGTTTATCCAAAGCCAGAAAACCAAGAGTCGGAAATACAAAAGTCGGTAAATCAAGCGCCGCAAAAGTCTAAGTAAATTCTTCAAAAAAATCCATAGAAAAATGAAGATTCCTGCATTTGGTAGTAGCAGGCAGAAAAAGCCAAAATCATCACAGCGAAAATCGAAATTCCGAATCCAGCCACTTTCTCGTTGGCATCCCGGTGTACGTCAGTTGTTGGGTTGGATAGTGACGGCTAGTTCTGTACTATTATGTTTGCTATTATTGCCAACCCGCTTACCGGGTATGGAATTATTGGGAATTGCCCCTAACTGGCTGTTAATTTGGGTGGTAGCTTGGAGTGTGAAGCGCACGGTGTTTGCCGGAGCATTGGCAGGTATAATTCTAGGACTACTTCAAGATTCAATGACATCACCTAACCCTACTCATGCTCTTAGTTTAGGTATAGTGGGAATTTTAACTGCTCTGCTCCAAAAGCAGCGTTTTATCGAAGAAGATTTTATTTCGATCGCTGTAATTGTCTTTGTTATGGCAGTTTTGGCAGAAACTATTTTTGGTTTGCAATTAACTTTGATGGGGAATGAGCGCAAGGTCACAGATATTTGGACATATTACCAACGTGTTGCCCTAGCTTCTGCCATTCTTAGTAGTCTGTGGGCACCTGTGGTCTATTATCCGCTAAATCTTTGGTGGCAACGGATAAAATTGTTGGAACAATAGTCAAAGGATTTTGGATTTTGGATTTTAGATTAAGCCCGATAATCAAACAACACCGTATCATGGTAGTTAGTAGCATTTATGTTTGATACTTTCTTTTTTGCCTTAAAAGAATATCAGGTAAGTTATGTCCTGATTTACTGATGGCAAAATGTGGAAGCTTTCACTAAGTAATCTAATTGGAGAACACTAATGTCGAAAGAAAGAAAAAGTAATAAAGAGGTTAAAAAACCTAAAAAAGATCCCAAAGACAAAAAGGAGAAAAACGACTCGAACAAATAGAAAGATTTAGGTAAATAGCTTTAGCGAAGACCAAGAGTTGTATTTTTTTAATTGACAATACTTCGTCCAGTAGGATTGGGTAGGAGAACTTATTGTCAACAATCTATTCACCCTTGGTCAAGCCTCAAAATTTCATAATTTAGGTTAGTGCGTGCGATGTCTACGACGGGCTACGCCTACGCAACTAAATTAGGCAGGAGTAAACTTCAACGAAACTCCATTCATGCAATAGCGCTTGCCTGTGGGTGCAGGTCCGTCATCGAAAACATGACCCAGATGGCCACCACAGCGACTACAATGCACTTCAGTTCTGGTCATAAACAACGACCGATCTACAGTAGTAGCGATCGCACCTTCAATCGGCTTAAAGAAGCTAGGCCAGCCAGTACCACTGTTAAATTTGGTATCGGAGGTAAACAGTGGCTGTTCACACGCAGCACAATAATAAGTACCATTGTCGTATTCCTTATCCAATGGGCTGGTATAAGGGCGTTCAGTGCCGTGTTTACGCAATACTTTAAACTGTTCCGGCGTTAAAATGGTGCGCCACTCTTCTTCAGGTTTAGTAATTTCAAATCCACTATTAGAAGTTGTCATCTCTTTTGGCCCCCATTTGATATACCTTGATAACAATGCTGTGCCGACTATTACTGCACTAGCCTGTAAAAAATATCGTTTGTCCATATATCTATTATTTTCTATTTTCCGGTTCACTGGGCAATCAACTCTAGTACGGGATTCCCTACATTAATGACTATAATCAGCGATCGCTCTGAATTACCCCTGATAAACTGATTAAAATTAGCTAAGAAATATCTCTAGGTTCGCGCAGCGTGTCGCAGACAGACGCTTTGCGTAGCTTGCTTTTACGTTCGCGTAGCGTCCCGTAGGGAAGTGGTACGGTATTGCTCCCTGTATTAAAGCCATCATATATTAATGGCAATCCGCTTTTTTAGTCAGGTTACCCAGTAAATTAAATATAGGGCGTAAAAAAATAAACTAAATGAAAGCGATGTCTAACGACAAGCCGCAAGCCATCTGCGTTTCTGATTTTGCATCTATCGTCGGCGAAGAAAATGCTGTTTGTCTTTGGGAAAATATCGAATTAAGTCAGCAAAAACGTATCCAACAGGCTATAGCTTCTGGAAATTCTCCCAGTTGTATCGTCTATCCTCGCACTCAACAACAGCTAGCCGCAGTCATCGCTACAGCTCACACTAACAACTGGCGTATCCTCCCCTGTGGTAGTGGCAGTAAACTTAGCTGGGGCGGTTTAGCTAAGGGCGTTGATATTGTAGTTAGTACAGAACGCATTAATAAACTTATTGAACACGCTGTTGGGGATTTGACTGTCACAATAGAACCTGGGATGAAGTTCTCTAATTTACAAGCACTTTTGGCAAAGTCGCGGCAATTTCTCGCCCTTGATCCTACAGCACCAGAGTCTGCAACCATTGGCGGTATTGTTGCCACAGGTGATACAGGTTCTCTGCGGCAACGTTATGGTAGTGTGCGCGACCAGCTATTAGGTATTACCTTTGTGCGTGCTGATGGAGAAATAGCTAAAGCTGGGGGAAGAGTAGTCAAAAATGTTGCCGGATATGACTTGATGAAGTTGCTTACTGGGTCTTATGGCACATTGGGCTTTATTAGTCAACTAACTTTTCGCGTGTATCCACTACCAGAGGCATCGGGAACGGTGGTACTAACGGGTAGTGCAGAGGCTGTATCCCAAGCGGCTGATATCCTTCGAGGTTCGGCGTTAACACCAGTTCAGGCTGATTTGCTATCAACTAAGTTGGTGTCTAGTTTAGGTTTGGGTCAAGGGCTGGGATTAATTGCCCGCTTTCAAAGTATTAGTGAGAGTGTTAAGGAACAGTCAAACCGAGTTTTGGAAGTAGGGCAAAAGTTAGGTTTAGATGGGGCAATTTTTGCCGATGGTGATGAAGTTAATCTATGGCAGAGATTGCAAGAACGAATCCATACTAGTGCCACAGAATCTATAATTACTTGCAAAATAGGAGTGTTACCTACTGCTGCTGTGGAGATTTTGGCTCAGGTGGAGTTGGGTTTAATTCATATAAGTAGTGGTTTGGGTTTGTTACAATTAGAGGATAAAAATCAAGTTTTGAAAGTGCGCGATGAGCTACGCTCCGCCGGAGGCGATGCCTACGGCGGGCTACGCCTACGCACTCAAGCAAGTAGTGGTTTTTTAACAATTCTGGAAGCACCAGTGGCGGTTAAAGAACAAATAGATGTTTGGGGTTATACGGGTAATGCTTTGCCGTTGATGCGCCGTATTAAGGAACAGTTTGATAGTAAGAATATTTTAAGTCCTGGTCGGTTTGTGGGTGGAATTTAATTTTAAGAAAACGAACCGCCAAGTACGCCAAGGTCGCCAAGGAATAGGGAAAAGAATTAATTATGCAGGTTTCAGAAAATTCTGTTAATAATACGGCTAGTTTAAAGAATTTGAAGGGGTTTGATCAGAGTCATCCGCCTGACCCAAAGTTGATTGATAGTTGTGTCCATTGTGGATTTTGTCTCTCAACTTGTCCCAGTTATCGGGTGCTTGGTAAGGAGATGGATTCTCCTAGAGGACGCATCTATTTAATGGATGCGATTAATGAGGGCGAGATTGCTTTAAATACAGCAACAGTAGAACATTTTGATTCTTGTTTGGGTTGTCTTGCTTGTGTCAGTACTTGTCCTTCTGGTGTGCAGTATGACAAATTGATTTCTGCGACTCGTCATCAAGTTGAACGAAATTATCCTCGCAGTTTAACAGATCAATTTTTTCGTCAACTGATATTTTCTTTATTTCCTTATCCCAATCTTTTACGGATTTTATTAGTTCCGTTGTTGGTTTATCAAAAGTTGGGGTTTGCAAAATTCTTTCGCGCTACGGGTTTACTCAATAAAATATCGCCTCGTTTGGCAGCAATGGAATCTATTCTGCCAGAAATTACTCTCAAATCTTTTCAGGATAATTTGCCTACTGTTATTCGCGCCCAAGGTGAAAAGCGTTACCGAGTCGGGGTAATTTTGGGTTGCGTGCAACGGCTGTTTTTCTCTCCTGTGAATGAAGCAACCGTGAGAGTTTTAACAGCTAATGGTTGTGAAGTTGTGATTCCCAAATCTCAAGGTTGTTGTGCAGCGCTTCCCGAACACCAAGGACAAACAGAACAGGCGAAAGCTTTAGCAAGGCAGATGATTGATAGTTTTGCTAACACGGATGTAGATTTCGTGATTATCAATGCTGCTGGTTGTGGTCATACTTTGAAAGAATACGGTCATATTTTAGAAAGTGACCCAGAATATCGAGAAAAGGCAAAGGATTTTGCAGCTAAGGTTAAAGATGCTCAAGAGTTTTTGGCAACTGTTGGGTTTACAGCAAAACTTTCGCCACTAACTGATAAACCTTTGAATTTAGTTTATCAAGATGCTTGTCATTTATTGCATGGACAAAAGATTAGTGTGCAACCGCGTCAGATATTGCGGCAAATTCCAGGGGTAAAGTTGAGAGAACCGATAGATGCAGCTTTATGTTGTGGCAGTGCTGGGGTTTATAATATGCTGCAACCAGAAGTTTCTGAAGAATTGGGTCAGCAAAAAGTGCAGAATTTATTGAATACTGGTGCTAAGTTAATTGCTTCTGCTAATCCGGGGTGTACTTTGCAGATTACGAAGCATTTGCAGTTGCAAGGTAAAAAGATTTCAGTTATTCACCCGATGGAGTTGTTAGATTATTCAATTCGCGGTGAAAAGCTGAAGTTGTAGATATTTCTTGTGGGGTGGACATCTTGTCCGCCCTTGTTTGTAGGCGGGTGAGACACCCACCCCATAAGAAAAGTTAGATATTTTAATCAGTCAATCTAAAGAAGCTTTTTCCGAAATAGCGGCTTTATCGTCTGTATAATCACTGAAATGGGCAAGAGTGTCAGCCTAATTTTGGGTGATTTGTGATGAAACTAGATTTAGTCAGGTTTTTTCAAGCTTGCAACCCCAGTAAGACTCTGGTTGTGAGCAAACCGGAGGATAGACAATATTATATTGATTTCTCTAAAGTGCGTGGTGCCAAGATTATTGAAGAATTAGGGCGAACTATCACCCGCCTTTCACCTGAGCAACCTACTTGTCAATTATTTACCGGACATATCGGCTGTGGCAAGTCTACTGAATTACTGCGGCTAAAGGCAGAGTTAGAACAGCAGGAATTTCATGTGGTTTATTTTGAGTCTAGCCAAAGCCTAGATATGGCTGATATTGATGTTACAGATATTTTACTGGCAGTAGCTCGTGAAGTGAGTCAAAGTCTAGAAGCAATAAAAATTAATCTGAAACCAGGATACTTTCAAACTCTATTTACTGAACTTGCTGAATTTTTGCAAACGCCGATAGAACTTGGGGGAGAGTTATCTGTAGGTATTGCCAAGATTACCGCCAAAACTAAAGATAGCCCCAAACTTCGCTCTCAGTTACGGCAATATTTAGAACCGCGTACCAATGGCATTTTAGAATCAATCAACAAAGAATTGCTCAAGCCTGCTAGAGAGAAACTGAAGCAGCAAGGTAAAAAAGGACTGGTGGTAATTATTGATAATCTCGACCGAGTGGATAATTCTTTAAAGCCTTCCGGTCATTACCAGCCAGAATATCTCTTTGTTGAACGCGGTGAACAGTTAAACCAGCTAAATTGTCATGTTGTTTATACTATTCCCCTAGTGTTGATTTTTTCCAACGCTTTAGGAAGGCTGACAAATCGCTTTGGCGCAGACCCCAAGGTTTTGCCAATGGTTCCTGTGCAACTACAAGATGGTTCACAATTTTCACAAGGAATCACGCTGCTGCAACAGATGGTCATGGCGAGAGCTTTTCCTGGTGTCAGTTGGGAACAAAGCCAGCATTTGATTACTGAAGTTTTTGATAGTGCTGATAGTTTAGAACGGCTGTGCTTAGTTAGCGGCGGTCATTTGCGTAACTTGTTAATGTTATTATTTCGCTGTCTTCAGCAAGAAGACCCGCCTTTATCGCAAGAGTGCGTAAATAGAGTGATTAAACAACGCCGCAATGAGCTAACTTTGGCAATTACGCCCGATGAATGGGAATTACTACGTGAGGTGACGCAAGAGAAAAGCTTGAGAGGTCACGAAAGATACGAACTTTTGCTCCGCAGTATGTTTGTGTTTGAATACCGGGATGAGGATGGTTCTTGGTTTGATATCAATCCGATTTTGGCAGAAGCCAAGGAATTTAGGTTATAAATCGCTGTATATAGCGGTTCTCAGTTGAGTGCAATACAGACCTAACCCCCAGCCCCTTCCCTACAAGGGAAGGGGAGTAAAATTCAAAGCCTCTCTCCTCTTAGGAGAGAGGTTTGGAGAGAGGTCTGACTGTATTGCATCCAAACCAGAACCGCTATATAAAGAAACATAAATTGTCCGTAGGGTGTGTTATGCCGTAGGCTAATGCACCTTGAATTATTGACTGTGCGGCGCTTGGCGACAACACACTCTACTTAATTATGACGGTAGTGGCTTCAGAGTTCACGGTAGTGGCTTCAGAGTTCACGGTAGTGACTTCAGGGTTCACGGTAGTGACTTCAGGGTTCACGGTACTGGCTTCAGAGTTCACGGTAGTGACTTCAGAGTTCACGGTACTGGCTTCAGAGTTCACGGTAGTGGCTTCAGAGTTCACGGGAGTGGCTTCAGAGTTCACGGGAGTGGCTTCAGAGTTTACGGGAGTGGCTTCAGAGTTTACGGGAGTGGCTTCAGAGTTTACGGGAGCGATGTCAGTTTTAATTTTCACAACTACAGCCTACAACTAACAGAAATTATTCTTCTGCCCACTGCCCCGTACTTGCATGATGTAATTATACAAACAGCTAATATAAGGTAAATTATCTATGTTATGAGTAATCAGCAAGAGCCAGAAAATTTAGCCTTTGACAATGAGCGTTCATTGCAAACTCTGGTGCGAACAATTACCCTTTCTCAGGGGGAATTTTCGCTGATTCTGCTGCGCTGTAACTATGCTGCTTTACGTCAGCGTATGGTAGAATGCCTGCACCAATTAACTCCTGTACCCATTCGCAAAATTACTTTACCCGCATCAGTCAAAACGCTTTACACAAATATTCGTGAGCAACTAGGAGATGAACAGCCACCTGCATTAATGATTTTTGGTTTGGAGTCGATTAAAGATATTGATACGGTTTTGACTTCAGCTAACCAAGTACGGGAGGAGTTTAGAAAGAACTTTCCATTTCCGATATTGTTGTGGGTTAATGATTCAGTTGTGCAAAAATTTATTCGATTAGCAACTGATTTAGAGAATTGGGCAACTATCATTGAATTTGAAAACCCTACCGATGAGTTAGTCAACTTCCTTCAGCAAAAAACTGATGAAATCTTTGCAGGTGATGTAAGGCCCAATCCCCAAATGTGCCGGGAACTAGAAACCGCCCGTCAAGATTTGCAAAATCGAGGAGAAGTATTAGAAGCAGCACTTCATGCAAGTTTAGAGTTTTTGCTTGGTTTAAATGATTATCTATATGATGAGATAGATTCTGCTTTAGCACATTATCAACAAAGCTTGGAGTTTTGGCGACAAAGTAATTATTTAGAACGACAAGGTATATTACTCGTTAATATTGCTTCAGCTTATAACCGCCAATCTGAAAAAAATCAGACAGAAAATCAACGCTATTGGCAAGAGTCTAGAAATTGCTTTCAGCAAGCGATTGAAATTTTTGAACAAATACAACGTTCAGATTTAGTTGCCAAACATATTACTAAACTGGGTGAAGTGCTACGATGTTTACAAGCATGGTCAGAGTTGCAAAGCCTTGTTGAAAAATCTCTGCCGCTACATCAAAATTATGGCACGTCGTTGCAGTTGGCTAAAGATTATGGTTTTTTGGCAGAAGTAGCCTTAGAACAGTCATGCTGGAATGAAGCTCATCAACTCGCAGGACAAGCATTACAAATATTAGCTGAGATACCTAATTTACAATCAAATGAATTTAGTTTGTATCGGTTTATTTTAGCTAAATCTCAACAGGGTTTAGGTCAAATTGAAGCAGCAATTAATAGTTTAGAAATTGCTAAATCTGAAAGTAATCATCAGTACAACCCACAGTTATATATATCTATATTAGAGAGGTTACGCTTACTCTATTTTGAACAAGCTGAATATCTGAAAGCTTTTAATATTAAGCAAGAACAATTACAAATTGAACAACAGTATGGTTTCCGTGCTTTTGTTGGTGCATCTTATCTCAACCCGCAGCGACAGGTAATTAGTTCTGCACAGTTGCAGGTAGAAAATCCTGAAACAATTGCTCAAGAAATTGCTGCTTCTGGTCGCGGACAAGATGTTAAGCGGTTGCGAGAAAGAATTGGCGGCACTGAGCATAAATTGACTGTAATTCATGGTCAGTCAGGAGTGGGTAAAAGCTCGATTTTGCAGGGTGGATTAATCCCGGCGTTGCAACAACAAGCAATTGGGGAGCGAGATGCTTTACCTATTTTGTTGCGAGTTTATACCGATTGGGTGGGGATGTTGGGGCAGAGTTTAGCTAAAGCTTTTGAGGAAGTCAGAGGTAATCAATTATTTGCTAATCTTGATTCTTCAGTAGCTATTTTAGAACAATTACGGAGAAATGCTGACCGGAATTTGTTGACGGTTTTAATGTTTGACCAGTTTGAAGAGTTTTTCTTCGTTTATCCAGACCAAGGTCAACGACGAGCATTTTATGAGTTTTTGCGAGTCTGTCTAGATATTCCTTTTGTCAAGATAATTCTGTCTTTACGGGAAGATTATTTACATTATTTATTAGAGTTAGAACGTTTATTTAATTTAAGTGCAATTAATAATAATATTCTCGATAAAAATATTCGCTATTACTTAGGTAATTTTTCGCCAGCCGATGCTATGGCTGTTGTGCAGAGTTTGACAGAACGCTCTCAATTTTACTTAGAGCCTGCATTGATTAATAAATTAGTGCAAGATTTAGCAGGCGAATTGGGGGAGGTTCGCCCGATTGAGTTACAAATTGTGGGGACGCAATTGCAAACTGAGAAAATTACAACTTTAGATAAGTATCGTCAGTTTGGTACGAAAGAAAAACTGGTTGAGCGATTTTTAGAAGAAGTCATCCATGATTGTGGTGCGGAGAATGAACAGGTTGCTCGACTGGTTTTATATTTACTTACAGATGAAAATGGTACTCGTCCCCTGAAGACTCGCGCTGAGTTAGCCGCAGATTTGGCAACAGAAGCCGATAAACTAGATTTGGTGTTAGAGATTTTTGTGGCATCAAGGTTAGTGTTGCTGTTACCAGAATCGCCGGCTGACCGTTATCAACTGGTGCATGATTATTTAGTATCTTTTATTCGTCAGCAACAGGGAGATAAATTAATTACAGAGCTTGCAAAGGAAAGAACACAACGCAAGCTTAGTGAAGATAGACTTACTCGTATAGTAAATGCAAACGAGATATTGACAACAGCTCAACAGCAAGCAAAGCGGGAACCGTTGGAGCAGAAAATTAAAATTAGGTGGTTAATATTAATTATCTTGATTAAAGCTATAAGCATTGCAGGCAGTGTTTCTATTGTGCGTCTTTATGGCTGGCTGCAACCTTTGGAATTAAGAGCTTATGACCAGATGATGCGATCACGACCGATAGAAGCACCGGATCGGCGGATTTTGCTAGTAAAAATCACTGACGAGGATCTTAAACAAGACAAAGAGACTATATCAGATCGTAGAATCAATCAGCTATTAAAAAAAATAGAGTCTTATCAACCGCGAATTGTTGGTTTATATCTTTTCCAACCAGAAAACAACTATTTGGCGGCTCATTTGCAAAATCAAGATAACATCTTCAGCACCTGTTTATTCAACACCTTGGGTAAAGATGAAATCCCACCACCGCCAAATTTCCCTATAGATAATGTTGGGTTTAGCAATGTGGTTGCTGATAATGAAAACGACCAAATTCTCCGCCGCAGTTTGTTATTTGTTTACTCTCCAGAAAAAAAATGTACAACATCATTTGC from Nostoc commune NIES-4072 includes:
- the mreD gene encoding rod shape-determining protein MreD, with the translated sequence MKIPAFGSSRQKKPKSSQRKSKFRIQPLSRWHPGVRQLLGWIVTASSVLLCLLLLPTRLPGMELLGIAPNWLLIWVVAWSVKRTVFAGALAGIILGLLQDSMTSPNPTHALSLGIVGILTALLQKQRFIEEDFISIAVIVFVMAVLAETIFGLQLTLMGNERKVTDIWTYYQRVALASAILSSLWAPVVYYPLNLWWQRIKLLEQ
- a CDS encoding CHASE2 domain-containing protein, whose product is MSNQQEPENLAFDNERSLQTLVRTITLSQGEFSLILLRCNYAALRQRMVECLHQLTPVPIRKITLPASVKTLYTNIREQLGDEQPPALMIFGLESIKDIDTVLTSANQVREEFRKNFPFPILLWVNDSVVQKFIRLATDLENWATIIEFENPTDELVNFLQQKTDEIFAGDVRPNPQMCRELETARQDLQNRGEVLEAALHASLEFLLGLNDYLYDEIDSALAHYQQSLEFWRQSNYLERQGILLVNIASAYNRQSEKNQTENQRYWQESRNCFQQAIEIFEQIQRSDLVAKHITKLGEVLRCLQAWSELQSLVEKSLPLHQNYGTSLQLAKDYGFLAEVALEQSCWNEAHQLAGQALQILAEIPNLQSNEFSLYRFILAKSQQGLGQIEAAINSLEIAKSESNHQYNPQLYISILERLRLLYFEQAEYLKAFNIKQEQLQIEQQYGFRAFVGASYLNPQRQVISSAQLQVENPETIAQEIAASGRGQDVKRLRERIGGTEHKLTVIHGQSGVGKSSILQGGLIPALQQQAIGERDALPILLRVYTDWVGMLGQSLAKAFEEVRGNQLFANLDSSVAILEQLRRNADRNLLTVLMFDQFEEFFFVYPDQGQRRAFYEFLRVCLDIPFVKIILSLREDYLHYLLELERLFNLSAINNNILDKNIRYYLGNFSPADAMAVVQSLTERSQFYLEPALINKLVQDLAGELGEVRPIELQIVGTQLQTEKITTLDKYRQFGTKEKLVERFLEEVIHDCGAENEQVARLVLYLLTDENGTRPLKTRAELAADLATEADKLDLVLEIFVASRLVLLLPESPADRYQLVHDYLVSFIRQQQGDKLITELAKERTQRKLSEDRLTRIVNANEILTTAQQQAKREPLEQKIKIRWLILIILIKAISIAGSVSIVRLYGWLQPLELRAYDQMMRSRPIEAPDRRILLVKITDEDLKQDKETISDRRINQLLKKIESYQPRIVGLYLFQPENNYLAAHLQNQDNIFSTCLFNTLGKDEIPPPPNFPIDNVGFSNVVADNENDQILRRSLLFVYSPEKKCTTSFAFGALIAINYLDKQGIKYDFTNKGDFQLGKILFPRLQPNSGGYQNLDAKGYQILLNYHHPNSLANQVTLTQVLSGQVKPSLIKDRLVIIGTTAANFTQGSFYTPYSALPDQPARMPALLIHAQIASQLISTVLDGRPLINFWTEEIEEIWILGWSLVGASISLLFWRWASWKWSAFSIFFAMIGLAGICYLAFLEGWWLPLIPAIVTLLLSMIPMPVVPSYPLDKLRFQRTLELILEAYSENLADARLAVEYLINSNPSKRTANEELVSATIKTLNSCQTLETIVVLGNQLAWMPSHLPKEFSCVLSVFLQISQGVKTALDETSVYHQRQLLEESLTALRSLSASFVLEGSFSSEARTFKSIAERWLAILNDRVRR
- a CDS encoding P-loop NTPase fold protein, whose amino-acid sequence is MKLDLVRFFQACNPSKTLVVSKPEDRQYYIDFSKVRGAKIIEELGRTITRLSPEQPTCQLFTGHIGCGKSTELLRLKAELEQQEFHVVYFESSQSLDMADIDVTDILLAVAREVSQSLEAIKINLKPGYFQTLFTELAEFLQTPIELGGELSVGIAKITAKTKDSPKLRSQLRQYLEPRTNGILESINKELLKPAREKLKQQGKKGLVVIIDNLDRVDNSLKPSGHYQPEYLFVERGEQLNQLNCHVVYTIPLVLIFSNALGRLTNRFGADPKVLPMVPVQLQDGSQFSQGITLLQQMVMARAFPGVSWEQSQHLITEVFDSADSLERLCLVSGGHLRNLLMLLFRCLQQEDPPLSQECVNRVIKQRRNELTLAITPDEWELLREVTQEKSLRGHERYELLLRSMFVFEYRDEDGSWFDINPILAEAKEFRL
- a CDS encoding (Fe-S)-binding protein — translated: MQVSENSVNNTASLKNLKGFDQSHPPDPKLIDSCVHCGFCLSTCPSYRVLGKEMDSPRGRIYLMDAINEGEIALNTATVEHFDSCLGCLACVSTCPSGVQYDKLISATRHQVERNYPRSLTDQFFRQLIFSLFPYPNLLRILLVPLLVYQKLGFAKFFRATGLLNKISPRLAAMESILPEITLKSFQDNLPTVIRAQGEKRYRVGVILGCVQRLFFSPVNEATVRVLTANGCEVVIPKSQGCCAALPEHQGQTEQAKALARQMIDSFANTDVDFVIINAAGCGHTLKEYGHILESDPEYREKAKDFAAKVKDAQEFLATVGFTAKLSPLTDKPLNLVYQDACHLLHGQKISVQPRQILRQIPGVKLREPIDAALCCGSAGVYNMLQPEVSEELGQQKVQNLLNTGAKLIASANPGCTLQITKHLQLQGKKISVIHPMELLDYSIRGEKLKL
- the msrB gene encoding peptide-methionine (R)-S-oxide reductase MsrB, whose amino-acid sequence is MDKRYFLQASAVIVGTALLSRYIKWGPKEMTTSNSGFEITKPEEEWRTILTPEQFKVLRKHGTERPYTSPLDKEYDNGTYYCAACEQPLFTSDTKFNSGTGWPSFFKPIEGAIATTVDRSLFMTRTEVHCSRCGGHLGHVFDDGPAPTGKRYCMNGVSLKFTPA
- a CDS encoding FAD-binding oxidoreductase, whose product is MKAMSNDKPQAICVSDFASIVGEENAVCLWENIELSQQKRIQQAIASGNSPSCIVYPRTQQQLAAVIATAHTNNWRILPCGSGSKLSWGGLAKGVDIVVSTERINKLIEHAVGDLTVTIEPGMKFSNLQALLAKSRQFLALDPTAPESATIGGIVATGDTGSLRQRYGSVRDQLLGITFVRADGEIAKAGGRVVKNVAGYDLMKLLTGSYGTLGFISQLTFRVYPLPEASGTVVLTGSAEAVSQAADILRGSALTPVQADLLSTKLVSSLGLGQGLGLIARFQSISESVKEQSNRVLEVGQKLGLDGAIFADGDEVNLWQRLQERIHTSATESIITCKIGVLPTAAVEILAQVELGLIHISSGLGLLQLEDKNQVLKVRDELRSAGGDAYGGLRLRTQASSGFLTILEAPVAVKEQIDVWGYTGNALPLMRRIKEQFDSKNILSPGRFVGGI